GATGATCGGCGGGGCCCAGCCTTTCCGCCCCGACGCAGGTCAGGTGGGCCATGATTTTCATTAAATATACTTTGTTACGGGGCGGGCCTTGAGGCCCGCCCCGGTAAATCGTTTCGGATCAGGCGCGTTCCCGGCGCAGCCTTTCGGCCGCCCGGACCATGTTACCGAGCGAGGCGATAGTTTCGGGCCAGGCGCGGGTCTTGAGGCCGCAGTCCGGGTTAACCCAGAGCCGTTCAGCGGGGATGACCGCGAGCGCCTTGTGCAGGAGCGAGTAGATCTCCTCCTCGTCCGGCACGCGCGGGCTGTGGATGTCGTAGACGCCGGGGCCGATCTCCGCCGGATAGTCGTACTGGTTGAAGGCGTCGAGCAGCTCCATGTTGCTGCGGCTCGCCTCAATGCTGATGACGTCCGCGTCCATCTCGGCAATGGCCCCCATGATGGCGTTGAATTCGCTGTAGCACATGTGGGAATGGATCTGGGTCTCGTCCCGCACTCCGGCCGCGGTCAGCCGGAAGCAGTCCACGGCCCAGCGCAGGTACGTCGCCTGGTCCGCCTTACGGATCGGCATGCCCTCACGGAGAGCGGCCTCGTCGATCTGGATAATCTTTATGCCCGCCGACTCCAGGTCCAAGACCTCGTCGCGCATGGCCAGGGCGATCTGGCGACAGACAATGTCTCGGGAAAGATCGTTGCGCACGAAGCTCCAGCAGAGGATGGTCACCGGCCCGGTGAGCATGCCCTTCATGGGCTTATCCGTGAGGGACTGGGCGTACAGCGCCCAATCCACGGTCATCTTCTCGGGGCGGGACACGTCGCCGTAAATGATCGGCGGCTTCACGCATCGGCTGCCGTAGCTCTGGACCCAGCCGTTCTGCGTGAAGCAGAACCCGTTGAGCTGCTGGCCGAAGTATTCGACCATGTCGTTGCGCTCCGGCTCACCGTGAACCAGCACGTCCAACCCCAACGCCTCCTGGCGCGCGACCACTTCGGCGATGTGGCCCTGCATGGCCTTGACGTAGTCCGCCTCGGACATCTCGCCCTTCTTGAACTGCAACCGCTGTTTCCGGATCTCGGCGGTCTGGGGATAGGACCCAATGGTCGTGGTCGGGAACAGCGGGAGATCGAGCAGGCCCCGCTGCACGGCGGCCCGCTCGGCAAAGGGCGAGGCGCGATCATACATGTCAGGCGTGACCGCTACCGCGCGTTCCCGCACCCGCGCGTCCCTCACGTCGCGGTGCGCCCCCCGGGCCAACAGGGAGGCCTTGTTCTCGATGAACAGGTCGGGCTTGTCGCCGGTAGAGGAAGCCTGCTTCAGGACCGCGATCTCCGCGCACTTCTGTACGGCGAAGGCCATCCACTGCTTCAGTTCCGGGTCCAGCGCGGTCTCGCCTTCAACGTCCATGGGGGAATGGAGCAAAGAGCAGCTCGAACCGATCATGATCTGAGCAGGCTTTGTCCGCTGGCAGGCTGCGTTCACTTTTCGCAGGGCGGTCTCCAACTCGGTCTTCCAGACGTTGCGTCCGTCCACCAGCCCCAGGGAGAGGGTCAGATGCGACGGCAGCTTGTCGAGGATCTCACCGAGTTGGCCGGGCCCCCGGACCAGGTCCACGTGCATCCCGTTCACCGGCAGGGACAAGGCCAGATCGAGGTTGTCACCCAGGGTGCCAAAATACGTGGCTAGCAGCAGGCGCGAACTGACGGCGGCCGCCCTGAGGCGGGAGTAGGCCGCGCCAAACGCCCGCTTCGCCTCCTCCGAAAGATCGGTGCACAGGATCGGCTCGTCCAACTGAATCCAGGTGCAGGTCCCGTCGAGTTCGGCGATGATCCGGCAATAGGCCTCAACCAGCCCGTCGAGGTGAGCCCACCGGTTGCAACCGCCGGTTTCCTTGGCCAGCATGAGGAAGGTGATAGGGCCGACCAGAACCGGTTTGGGGGAATGCCCCAGTTTGCGGGCAGACTCGACGGCGTCGAACAGCCTTGAGCCGGTCTTGGCAAAGGTCGTGTCAGGGGCCAGCTCCGGGACGATGTAGTGGTAGTTGGTGTCGAACCACTTGGTCATTTCCATGGCCGGGATGCCCTTTTCGGCATTGCCCCTTGCCATGTTGAAATACGTGGTCAAATCGATTTCGCCTCCGGACCAGCCGAAACGCGGCGGGACCGCGCCCAGCATGGCCACAGTGTCGAGGACGTGGTCGTACAGGGAAAAGTCGCCGACCGGGACGAGGTCGAGCCCGGCATCGGCCTGGATGGCCCAGTGACGATCCCTGAGCCCGTCGGCGGTGGCGACCAGTTCGGTCTCCCCGATCTCGCCCCGCCAGAATTGTTCCAGGGCCCATTTCAGTTCCCTGTTTGCCCCCATGCGGGGAAAACCCAAAACGTGCGCGTGCATGTCTACTCCATGGTTGAGAGTGAAAGACAAGGAGCGCATCCCGGCAACGGGCGATGAGCCGAAACGACATCATGCCGTCCTCTTTGCTCTGCAACACCAGCCCGCTCGCGAGTCCGTTCGCGCTCCGGCAAGACGTCTTCTGGCTTCCGGCCCCATCATGTTGAATCCCTTCCCGAATCCGGTGGTCATCAACGGGTATTGCCGGTTACAGCGGCGCGTCCGCAGCGGCTTCTCACCGCTTTCCGTTTCTTGCCAAATCCATATATCAAGATATTTTGATATATACTCTTGCCGGGCTTTGCAAACCTTTTCCCGCCTCGTCAGAGAAAACACGAACGGACGATCTCCGATTGCCCATATCTTTTGCCCGTCAACCACAAGACGTTCGCATTGCACCTACCCGATACACCGCGTTCCCCCCCTTGGCGCCCCTGTCATCGACTCGAACACAGCCTTCCGCCTGGTTTTTCAGACTTTCAAGCTGTACCCGGGACATTGAAGCCTCATTATGAACGCCAAGAAAAACACGCGCTCACTGTGCGACAAAATCTGTTGCC
This Desulfovibrio sp. Huiquan2017 DNA region includes the following protein-coding sequences:
- the metE gene encoding 5-methyltetrahydropteroyltriglutamate--homocysteine S-methyltransferase, translated to MHAHVLGFPRMGANRELKWALEQFWRGEIGETELVATADGLRDRHWAIQADAGLDLVPVGDFSLYDHVLDTVAMLGAVPPRFGWSGGEIDLTTYFNMARGNAEKGIPAMEMTKWFDTNYHYIVPELAPDTTFAKTGSRLFDAVESARKLGHSPKPVLVGPITFLMLAKETGGCNRWAHLDGLVEAYCRIIAELDGTCTWIQLDEPILCTDLSEEAKRAFGAAYSRLRAAAVSSRLLLATYFGTLGDNLDLALSLPVNGMHVDLVRGPGQLGEILDKLPSHLTLSLGLVDGRNVWKTELETALRKVNAACQRTKPAQIMIGSSCSLLHSPMDVEGETALDPELKQWMAFAVQKCAEIAVLKQASSTGDKPDLFIENKASLLARGAHRDVRDARVRERAVAVTPDMYDRASPFAERAAVQRGLLDLPLFPTTTIGSYPQTAEIRKQRLQFKKGEMSEADYVKAMQGHIAEVVARQEALGLDVLVHGEPERNDMVEYFGQQLNGFCFTQNGWVQSYGSRCVKPPIIYGDVSRPEKMTVDWALYAQSLTDKPMKGMLTGPVTILCWSFVRNDLSRDIVCRQIALAMRDEVLDLESAGIKIIQIDEAALREGMPIRKADQATYLRWAVDCFRLTAAGVRDETQIHSHMCYSEFNAIMGAIAEMDADVISIEASRSNMELLDAFNQYDYPAEIGPGVYDIHSPRVPDEEEIYSLLHKALAVIPAERLWVNPDCGLKTRAWPETIASLGNMVRAAERLRRERA